In the genome of Limnothrix sp. FACHB-406, one region contains:
- a CDS encoding MORN repeat-containing protein: MVLSACVGTIGISPAARSEEVRLSTNSATASCEELAKAAIFTGPGNCLAANGDRYEGDFVAGQRTGRGRYAYAAGGVYEGQVVNGKLQGRGLYVSPAGDRYEGDFMAGQFNGRGNYRTANGDRYEGEFRNNAFHGRGIYSYANGQQLAGLWEGGRLKESQSIEAVRTALNQATEPRSPEPVTPAPRTVPAQTPTPTPQSRSTPTSEATNPPAATQPTQQPTQQPTPSASPNPPTQRRSGFGETTAPDVLAQ, encoded by the coding sequence ATGGTTCTGAGTGCCTGTGTTGGCACGATCGGGATTAGTCCAGCGGCGCGATCGGAAGAAGTGCGCCTATCCACCAATTCCGCCACCGCGTCCTGTGAAGAATTAGCCAAGGCGGCCATCTTCACGGGCCCAGGTAACTGCTTGGCGGCCAATGGCGATCGCTACGAGGGAGACTTTGTGGCGGGTCAGCGCACGGGGCGCGGCCGCTATGCCTATGCGGCGGGTGGGGTTTATGAAGGCCAGGTGGTGAACGGCAAGCTGCAAGGGCGGGGGCTTTATGTGTCGCCTGCGGGCGATCGCTATGAAGGAGACTTTATGGCGGGACAGTTCAACGGCCGCGGCAATTACCGCACCGCCAATGGCGATCGCTACGAAGGGGAATTTCGCAACAATGCTTTCCACGGTCGCGGCATCTATAGCTATGCCAATGGGCAACAGTTGGCGGGGCTGTGGGAAGGGGGCCGACTCAAGGAGTCCCAGTCGATCGAAGCCGTGCGCACGGCCTTGAACCAAGCGACCGAGCCGCGATCGCCTGAGCCGGTGACCCCTGCTCCGCGCACCGTACCGGCTCAGACCCCTACCCCCACGCCCCAGAGCCGATCGACCCCCACTTCTGAGGCCACCAATCCGCCAGCGGCGACCCAACCCACCCAGCAACCCACCCAACAACCCACGCCCAGCGCCAGCCCTAACCCACCCACCCAACGGCGATCGGGCTTTGGCGAAACCACCGCACCGGATGTGTTAGCGCAATAG